CTTTGCCCCTCAGTATTATTTCCTTTGCTGTGATGAAAAATTATCTCTGAATTATCCAATGTTGTGCCAATTATCCAATGTTTGTTTCATATTTAtcataaagaacattttttttatataataggaCTCATTGCAATGTGTCCAATGTTGGTGTAGTGTATCCTTACGCCCTGTGTGCCCTTAGCCTAGGGGGCTCAAAAACTTGCACGTCTGAATTAGGTGCAAATAAGGGGGCAGGATGGGGGACACCCATATGTTGCCCCCACCCGGCAACTTGCTGTATTAATGGGAGAAGCACAGGTTTTTGTGTTTCAATTTAGAGCGCAAAGACATGCATGCAGAGTGCTAAGTGCGGGCTAGttcaaataattagaaaaaattgCAGTTTGTAACATTTCTGCTTGACAGATGTCTGAATTGCCGACAGCATGGTTCATGTTACCCTAACGTGTTAGCTactccctctctttctcttcaTGTATATTAGTGCCAGATTTATAGAATATTTCAACATTTACTCCAATTTGCTTTAAGCAGGTCTTCATTGGAAATGGAGATTTACACTCCTTCCCCTAATGTCATGGATTTTTCCACTGAGGCTGGTTCAGTAGACTGGgtagaggaggaagaggaggaagaggatgACTACTCTAGAAATGCAATGTACATAACGTTTTGCATCATAGTAAGCATTTTAGGAACTGTGGGCAACGGACTGGTCATCTGGATCACTGGATTCAAAATGAAAAAGACGATGACTACGATTTGGTTTCTCAACCTCGGAATTGCAGATTTCTCTTTCTGTTTGTTTCTTCTCCTCTATGTTAGTGATGCAGAACTGTGGGCTGCCTCGCCCTTAGATTTAATATTGTGCAAGCTCAGTTTTTTCACCTTGTACCTAAATCAGTATGCAAGTGTATTATTTTTAACTGTAATCAGTATTGATCGCTGTGTCTGCGTTCTGTGCCCAATATGGTCAAGAAACCACAGAACTTCCAGGTTAGCAGCAATCATCTCAGTAATCATCTGGCTTTTAACCATCACTCTCAGCTCCCCGTactttatttttagcaattttgtaGATGATGATTTTAATTTTCAATGTACTGGCTCTAATACCCCCTTGGAAGATACAACCACAATTGATTATACAACTTTAGATCTAATAGACAAAGCAACGGCCACTACTGAGTTTGTGTCCGCCTTCCTGATTCCCTTTTCCATCATCCTTGTCTGCTATGGGCTCATTGCATTCACGGTGAGAAAAAACAGCAGAATCCCTGGGTCGGCTCGAACTTTGAAAATTATAACTACAACTGTCATTTGCTTCTTCTTCTGCTGGGTTCTTTATTATATGTTGCCCATGATTAATATGGTAGGTCCTGATACTGAGTGGCCTGGTAGGAACCACCTTTTTGAACTTGCACAATGCTTGGCTTTCTTTAACAGTTGTCTCAATCCAATAATCTATGTCTTTATTGGCCGGGACTTTAAACAGGTATTAAGGAGGTCAATTCCATTCCTTATGGAAAGCACATTCAGAGAGAGGAATGACCCCCAAGAAACGCAGGAAGACAACATTTAATAAATTAAAGTGGCGGCTTGGCATATCTAATGCATTTTAGGTTTAGGTCtataaacctgcctaactgctagctgatctagaggaaggcaaagagGTAAATCTACTCTATTTGCTTGTGGATATTTCCCTTTGCTTACAGAGTCTGGGATGAACGAGTGCTACTCACGAGTGAACATGGCTACAC
The sequence above is a segment of the Xenopus tropicalis strain Nigerian chromosome 7, UCB_Xtro_10.0, whole genome shotgun sequence genome. Coding sequences within it:
- the LOC100490494 gene encoding N-formyl peptide receptor 2, giving the protein MEIYTPSPNVMDFSTEAGSVDWVEEEEEEEDDYSRNAMYITFCIIVSILGTVGNGLVIWITGFKMKKTMTTIWFLNLGIADFSFCLFLLLYVSDAELWAASPLDLILCKLSFFTLYLNQYASVLFLTVISIDRCVCVLCPIWSRNHRTSRLAAIISVIIWLLTITLSSPYFIFSNFVDDDFNFQCTGSNTPLEDTTTIDYTTLDLIDKATATTEFVSAFLIPFSIILVCYGLIAFTVRKNSRIPGSARTLKIITTTVICFFFCWVLYYMLPMINMVGPDTEWPGRNHLFELAQCLAFFNSCLNPIIYVFIGRDFKQVLRRSIPFLMESTFRERNDPQETQEDNI